A window of the Salvelinus sp. IW2-2015 linkage group LG37, ASM291031v2, whole genome shotgun sequence genome harbors these coding sequences:
- the rbm14b gene encoding RNA-binding protein 4 isoform X1, producing MDKSNTVKLFVGNLALDTTQEELSAIFEAYGQVVSCSVLRQFAFVHLQGEGAAERAIRELNGREFRGRNLVVEESRGRPLHSTKVFVGNLSGMCTTEDLQELFQTFGKVLECDKVKARLSSSAGYAFVHMENKEEALQAIEALHGTSFKGRPLSVELSKVQPSKQTPTGKIPCVSCGKQGHYAGECPVGKSSLEQYQSQAAVLAAAAAAAAGLPLQVQQSVHNSVYNTSTFDPTYAALTGLTTGTRAEGNPVNQAVYGALATQVYGANVANQLYGVQAANQAAALTQAGATQVYASSMNPSHAALYGQLSQIAASPAAASAAAAYSTPVYAHAMANHHHPGAIYLAAPGVEMPAAAAAVNQAYAMAPALYGGAQHAYGHLGMGAAMSASADPSAAIFEAARVQHYFAQGQQVLAEQQNAAAVAAAQAAKSGERDRSPLRRSAGSLLPDPVMKPFMYQRAPKQRRPLLPTPAGRAAEEAAEAAEDPMAREQCQQYAECYHQQYQQLQQLQEQYQQYAEYYHQQHQQHQQLQQLQYYAEYYQQYQQYQQLQQYQQLQQYQQLQQLQYAYPPPNHHAIAAIPAHAMAGHAHHHGQPAHVTALDAALRPVVPASAVAAAMVAAPRVYEPPLPPPPNRKEAVLRRAPELSLHTPEPPFR from the exons GGAGGAACCTGGTGGTAGAGGAGTCCCGGGGCAGACCTCTCCACTCCACCAAGGTGTTTGTGGGGAACCTGTCGGGCATGTGCACCACCGAGGACCTCCAGGAGCTCTTCCAGACCTTTGGTAAAGTGCTGGAGTGCGACAAAGTCAAAG CCAGGCTCTCCTCTTCTGCAGGCTACGCCTTCGTGCACATGGAGAACAAGGAGGAGGCTCTTCAGGCCATCGAGGCCCTCCACGGCACCTCCTTCAAGGGACGCCCGCTCTCCGTGGAGCTCTCCAAG GTGCAGCCCTCCAAGCAGACCCCGACGGGGAAGATCCCCTGTGTGAGCTGTGGGAAGCAGGGCCACTACGCCGGGGAGTGCCCTGTAGGGAAGTCCTCTCTGGAACAGTACCAGAGCCAGGCAGCTGTGCTAGCTGCAGCCGCCGCCGCCGCAGCCGGCCTGCCCCTCCAGGTCCAGCAAAGCGTCCACAACTCTGTCTACAACACCTCGACCTTTGACCCCACCTACGCGGCGTTGACGGGTCTCACCACCGGCACGCGAGCGGAAGGCAACCCCGTCAACCAGGCGGTGTATGGTGCCCTGGCAACGCAGGTCTACGGCGCTAACGTGGCCAATCAGCTCTATGGGGTCCAGGCAGCCAATCAGGCGGCAGCGTTGACGCAGGCGGGCGCCACGCAGGTGTATGCCAGCTCCATGAACCCCAGCCACGCCGCTCTCTACGGTCAGCTCAGTCAGATTGCCGCCAGCCCCGCTGCAGCGTCCGCTGCCGCCGCCTACTCCACACCAGTTTACGCGCATGCCATGGCTAACCACCACCACCCGGGGGCCATCTACCTGGCAGCACCTGGCGTAGAGATGCCTGCGGCCGCCGCGGCAGTCAACCAGGCCTACGCCATGGCGCCGGCGCTCTATGGGGGTGCCCAGCATGCCTACGGCCACTTGGGGATGGGTGCCGCCATGAGCGCGTCGGCAGATCCTTCGGCGGCCATCTTTGAAGCAGCGAGGGTGCAGCACTACTTCGCCCAGGGACAGCAGGTTCTGGCTGAGCAGCAGAACGCGGCGGCAGTGGCGGCGGCACAAGCGGCAAAGTCTGGAGAGAGGGACCGGAGTCCACTGAGGCGCTCTGCGGGGTCCCTGCTGCCCGATCCCGTCATGAAGCCCTTCATGTACCAGAGAGCCCCCAAGCAGCGCCGGCCGCTGCTCCCCACCCCTGCCGGGCGAGCTGCAGAGGAAGCAGCGGAGGCTGCAGAGGACCCCATGGCTAG AGAGCAGTGCCAACAGTACGCTGAATGCTACCACCAACAGTACCAGCAGCTCCAGCAGTTACA AGAGCAGTACCAACAGTATGCTGAGTACTACCACCAGCAGCACCAACAGCACCAGCAGCTCCAGCAGTTACA gtaCTATGCGGAGTACTACCAGCAGTACCAGCAGTATCAGCAACTCCAGCAGTACCAGCAACTCCAACAGTACCAGCAACTCCAACAGCTCCAGTACGCCTACCCGCCTCCCAACCACCACGCCATAGCTGCCATCCCTGCCCACGCCATGGCGGGCCACGCCCACCACCACGGCCAACCGGCCCACGTCACGGCGCTGGACGCCGCCCTCAGGCCAGTGGTGCCCGCCTCCGCCGTGGCCGCCGCCATGGTGGCAGCGCCCAGAGTGTATGAGCCGCCGCTGCCGCCGCCACCGAACCGCAAGGAGGCCGTCCTCCGCCGAGCCCCCGAACTCTCCCTTCACACGCCTGAGCCCCCCTTCAGATAG